A stretch of Mobula birostris isolate sMobBir1 chromosome 2, sMobBir1.hap1, whole genome shotgun sequence DNA encodes these proteins:
- the LOC140207863 gene encoding immunoglobulin lambda-1 light chain-like, whose product MSRVLHLLCALLVHLSGILTAPVLNQTPMSGPVSAGQTARLECRMQNGNVGSYYMYWYRQRPGERPEWVIRHDTDGDIFRGTGITNRFQPSRDTSSNSHVLTIGRLEPRDSAVYYCQTWDNGVIFGPGTILDIKSSESRRPSILLLPPSPEETATGSATLSCLVSGFKPGLVALRWSVDGVETESGVTTGAVSAGTDQTYRLSSYLRVPADVWKKGSSYACSVSHSSLSSPLRNTISSSACAQ is encoded by the exons ATGTCCCGAGTACTCCATCTCCTGTGTGCTCTGCTGGTCCATTTATCAG GTATCCTAACGGCCCCAGTCCTCAATCAGACACCAATGTCGGGTCCCGTCTCCGCGGGACAGACCGCCCGCTTAGAATGTCGGATGCAGAACGGTAACGTTGGAAGTTACTACATGTACTGGTACCGACAGCGTCCCGGGGAGAGACCGGAGTGGGTGATTAGACATGATACTGATGGTGATATATTTCGAGGGACAGGGATCACAAATCGATTCCAACCGTCCAGAGACACCTCCAGCAACAGTCACGTCCTGACCATCGGCAGATTGGAGCCCCGAGACTCCGCTGTTTATTACTGTCAAACGTGGGATAATGGAGTTATCTTCGGTCCAGGCACTATCCTGGATATAAAAA GCAGCGAGTCCCGGAGACCTTCAATTCTACTGCTCCCTCCCTCTCCGGAGGAGACAGCCACGGGTTCGGCTACTCTCTCCTGTCTGGTGAGTGGTTTTAAGCCGGGCTTGGTAGCGCTGCGCTGGAGCGTGGATGGAGTCGAGACTGAGAGTGGGGTGACCACAGGCGCCGTGTCGGCAGGCACCGACCAGACCTACAGGCTGAGCAGTTACCTGCGAGTACCCGCCGATGTCTGGAAAAAGGGTTCAAGCTATGCCTGCAGCGTGAGCCACAGCTCGTTGAGCTCGCCTTTGCGGAACACCATCTCTTCGTCGGCTTGTGCGCAGTAA